From Thermus sediminis, a single genomic window includes:
- a CDS encoding glycoside hydrolase family 31 protein, producing the protein MRDPMEGLERWEPRDVEVLSLGPSGARLLMDSVPWSLEAYGPNVVRLRMGSPRGKDYGILVVSEACAFDRWSAGQGYVELGLADLRIGVAWHPLRLSVHHRGRGVLRSSEDGHIRGGLRIPFLSRKQGAWALAFALESGEAIYGLGEKFGGLNRRGGLFTSWNEDAWGVNGERSYKNVPLLWSTRGWGLFLHTTARAHHGVGFARWSHRSYIVVVEDEGIDVFLVLGSPAEILEAYTLLTGKAPLVPRWSLGVWWSRCFYKDEAEALDVARRLRAKGIPGDVLVLDGRAWLKVETRCALDWDRDRYPNPAGFVRRLKRLGFRLCLWEYPYVSIHHPLFAELAAKGYFLCDEQGNPYVYHWDPEPFGELLTPLPPSGLLDFTRAEAWRWWQERHQELFQLGVDVMKTDFGEQIPEDAVASNGDSGRFLHNAYALLYNRCVWECSPHKLVLARSSYAGGHRYPVVWGGDPQADWEGLASSIRGGLSWGLSGGPYYAHDIGGFYGTPDPELYVRWLQAAIFFSHVRFHGTSPREPWFFGKEAEKIVLQWLRLRMRLVPYLEASLYGALAVGQPLAKAMPLAFPEDRCARGFEEQFLVGQDLLVVPVLQPGGAVEAYLPGGKWFDLWSGKAYVGPDLLRLKVGLEKIPVFAREGAVIPIGNFAQRAEEVDVEGVLLVGETAGRGREPGAKVLGALPGDFSLALLL; encoded by the coding sequence ATGAGGGACCCCATGGAGGGTTTGGAGCGGTGGGAGCCCAGGGATGTGGAGGTCCTCAGCCTAGGTCCTTCGGGGGCCCGGCTCTTGATGGATTCCGTGCCTTGGTCTTTGGAGGCCTATGGCCCCAACGTGGTCCGCCTTCGGATGGGTTCCCCTAGGGGGAAGGACTATGGTATCCTCGTAGTTTCGGAGGCCTGCGCCTTCGATCGCTGGTCCGCCGGCCAAGGGTATGTGGAGCTTGGCCTGGCCGATCTCCGGATAGGGGTGGCCTGGCACCCCCTGCGCCTCTCCGTCCACCACCGGGGCAGGGGGGTTTTGCGTTCTTCCGAGGACGGCCACATCCGGGGTGGTCTACGCATCCCGTTCCTCTCCAGGAAACAGGGAGCCTGGGCCCTCGCGTTCGCCCTGGAGTCGGGGGAGGCCATCTACGGCCTCGGGGAGAAGTTTGGGGGCCTCAACCGCAGGGGGGGGCTCTTTACCTCCTGGAACGAGGACGCCTGGGGCGTCAACGGGGAGCGGAGCTACAAGAACGTTCCCCTCCTCTGGAGCACGCGGGGATGGGGGCTATTCCTCCACACCACGGCTCGGGCCCACCACGGCGTGGGCTTTGCCAGGTGGAGCCACCGCTCCTACATCGTGGTGGTGGAGGATGAAGGGATCGATGTTTTCCTGGTGTTGGGGTCCCCGGCGGAGATCCTAGAGGCCTACACCCTCCTTACCGGAAAGGCTCCCCTTGTGCCCAGGTGGAGCCTTGGGGTGTGGTGGAGCCGGTGTTTCTACAAGGACGAGGCCGAAGCGCTGGACGTGGCGCGAAGGCTTAGGGCCAAGGGTATCCCAGGGGACGTACTCGTCCTTGACGGCAGGGCTTGGCTCAAGGTGGAAACCCGCTGCGCTCTAGACTGGGACCGAGATCGCTATCCTAACCCGGCTGGTTTTGTGAGAAGGCTAAAGCGTCTTGGCTTTAGGTTGTGCCTGTGGGAGTATCCTTACGTCTCCATCCATCACCCCCTCTTCGCTGAGCTAGCCGCCAAGGGCTATTTCCTTTGCGATGAGCAAGGGAATCCCTACGTCTATCACTGGGATCCCGAACCCTTTGGCGAGCTCCTGACGCCCCTCCCTCCCTCGGGACTCCTAGACTTCACCCGTGCAGAGGCCTGGCGGTGGTGGCAGGAGCGGCACCAGGAGCTGTTCCAGCTTGGCGTGGACGTGATGAAAACAGATTTCGGGGAACAGATCCCGGAAGATGCCGTAGCCTCCAATGGGGATAGCGGGCGGTTTCTCCACAACGCCTACGCCCTGCTTTACAACCGCTGCGTTTGGGAGTGTTCCCCCCATAAGCTCGTCCTTGCCCGAAGCAGCTACGCAGGGGGCCACCGCTATCCGGTGGTCTGGGGTGGGGACCCCCAGGCGGACTGGGAGGGCCTAGCCAGCAGCATTCGGGGTGGCCTCTCATGGGGCCTTTCCGGGGGGCCTTACTACGCCCATGATATCGGTGGCTTTTACGGCACGCCGGACCCGGAGCTCTACGTGCGCTGGCTTCAGGCGGCCATCTTCTTCTCCCACGTGCGGTTCCACGGCACATCCCCGCGGGAGCCCTGGTTTTTCGGCAAGGAGGCAGAGAAGATCGTTTTGCAGTGGCTTCGCCTGAGGATGAGGCTAGTCCCCTACCTGGAGGCCTCCCTGTACGGGGCCCTAGCCGTGGGGCAGCCGCTAGCAAAGGCCATGCCCTTGGCCTTTCCCGAGGACAGGTGTGCCCGTGGGTTTGAAGAGCAGTTCCTGGTGGGCCAGGACCTGTTGGTGGTTCCCGTTCTTCAACCGGGAGGAGCGGTTGAGGCCTACCTTCCTGGGGGCAAGTGGTTCGACCTTTGGTCCGGAAAGGCGTATGTTGGGCCGGACCTCCTCAGGTTGAAAGTGGGATTAGAAAAAATCCCAGTTTTTGCTAGGGAAGGGGCGGTTATTCCCATAGGAAACTTTGCCCAAAGGGCGGAGGAGGTGGATGTGGAGGGGGTTCTCCTCGTGGGCGAGACGGCCGGTAGGGGAAGGGAGCCTGGAGCAAAGGTTTTGGGGGCTTTGCCGGGGGATTTCAGCCTGGCCCTCCTCCTGTGA
- a CDS encoding beta/alpha barrel domain-containing protein produces the protein MTLAFRRISDGGGRFALLAADQRPPLYRLVAERRPDWPEALVWQEVARLKTLVVKVLSDLVTGVLLDPLYGREAVLRVPRGAGLLLTLEDHRFREDGSGFRLSRVIPSWGVAAAVRAGADALKLLIWYRPDVPPQVRAHQLELVRRLGRAASRWGRPLVLEILPYPREGDSSSATSLWEGILRDFADPSLGVGLYKLPYVPKFVGRFREVLPAPWVLLSGGLDADAFLEALEASLEAGARGFLAGRAFWGDALAAYPDLSRVEEGLMRARNRLERARRLLVTKVPPGGAR, from the coding sequence GTGACCCTGGCTTTCAGGCGAATCTCTGACGGCGGGGGGCGCTTCGCTCTCCTGGCCGCAGACCAGAGGCCCCCCCTCTACAGGCTGGTGGCGGAGAGGCGCCCGGACTGGCCCGAGGCTTTGGTTTGGCAGGAGGTGGCCCGGCTCAAGACCCTGGTGGTGAAGGTGCTCTCAGACCTGGTCACGGGCGTTCTCTTGGACCCGCTGTATGGACGGGAGGCAGTCCTTAGGGTTCCCAGGGGGGCCGGCCTCCTCCTGACCCTAGAGGACCACCGTTTCCGCGAGGATGGGTCGGGTTTCCGCCTGAGCAGGGTCATTCCCTCTTGGGGCGTGGCCGCCGCGGTGCGCGCCGGGGCGGATGCCCTAAAGCTCCTCATCTGGTACCGGCCGGATGTCCCTCCCCAGGTCCGGGCCCACCAACTTGAGCTGGTGCGGCGGTTGGGCCGGGCTGCCTCAAGGTGGGGCCGACCCCTGGTCCTTGAGATCCTTCCTTACCCCAGGGAGGGCGATTCCTCCTCCGCCACAAGCCTTTGGGAAGGGATTCTTCGGGATTTCGCCGACCCTAGCCTGGGAGTGGGCCTTTACAAGCTCCCCTATGTGCCCAAGTTCGTCGGGAGGTTTAGGGAGGTTCTCCCGGCCCCTTGGGTCCTCCTCTCTGGGGGATTGGATGCCGATGCTTTTCTAGAGGCCCTCGAGGCCTCCCTGGAGGCTGGGGCCCGCGGGTTCCTGGCCGGCCGCGCCTTTTGGGGGGACGCCCTGGCCGCCTATCCGGATCTTTCGCGGGTAGAGGAGGGCTTGATGCGTGCCAGGAACCGTTTGGAGAGGGCAAGGCGTCTGCTGGTGACGAAGGTTCCTCCGGGAGGTGCTCGATGA